A single region of the Phycisphaerae bacterium RAS1 genome encodes:
- the znuC_1 gene encoding High-affinity zinc uptake system ATP-binding protein ZnuC — MPATGAEHALGAPLSIHDMTVAYHRKPVLWDVDYDAPPAQLVGIVGPNGAGKSTLLKAVLDLVPKASGRVMVFGKPYTQQRRLVAYVPQRESVDWDFPVSALDVVVMGRYGRIGWLRPVTRRHREAGLHALERVGMADFARRQISQLSGGQQQRVFLARALAQEASVYLMDEPFASVDAATEKAIVQVLHDLRGGGRTVLVVHHDLQTVPEYFDYVLLLNTRIVAHGPTAQTFTQENLRKTYGARLTLLEEAAHAMARGVRERPAPAD, encoded by the coding sequence ATGCCGGCGACCGGCGCCGAGCACGCGCTGGGCGCCCCGCTCTCCATCCACGACATGACCGTCGCCTACCATCGCAAACCGGTGCTGTGGGACGTCGACTACGACGCGCCCCCGGCGCAGCTCGTCGGCATCGTCGGCCCCAACGGCGCCGGGAAGAGCACGCTGCTCAAGGCCGTTCTCGATCTCGTCCCGAAAGCCTCCGGCCGCGTCATGGTGTTCGGAAAACCCTACACGCAGCAGCGCCGGCTGGTGGCGTACGTTCCGCAACGCGAAAGCGTCGACTGGGATTTCCCGGTCAGCGCGCTGGACGTCGTCGTCATGGGCCGCTACGGCCGCATCGGCTGGCTGCGCCCCGTCACGCGCCGTCACCGCGAAGCCGGCCTGCATGCCCTCGAGCGCGTCGGCATGGCCGACTTCGCAAGGCGACAGATCAGCCAGCTTTCCGGCGGACAGCAGCAGCGCGTCTTCCTGGCGCGGGCCCTGGCCCAGGAGGCCAGCGTCTACCTGATGGACGAGCCCTTTGCCAGCGTCGACGCCGCCACGGAAAAAGCCATCGTGCAGGTCCTGCATGACCTGCGCGGCGGCGGGCGCACCGTGCTCGTCGTTCATCATGACCTGCAAACCGTGCCGGAGTATTTCGACTACGTGCTGCTGCTCAACACGCGCATCGTCGCGCACGGCCCCACGGCGCAGACGTTCACGCAGGAGAATCTGCGCAAGACGTACGGCGCCCGACTGACGCTGCTGGAAGAGGCGGCCCACGCGATGGCGCGCGGCGTACGCGAGCGCCCCGCGCCGGCCGACTGA
- the mntB_1 gene encoding Manganese transport system membrane protein MntB has product MNPSITDNTIRWPSAAEWLNVLTLADYNTRVVVIGVTLLGMACGLVGSFMLLRKRALLGDALSHATLPGIAAAFLIASALGLSGKSLAVLLTGATISGSLGVLCVLAVVHLTRIKEDAAMGIVLSVFFGLGVTLTGVIQSMGTGHAAGLKSFIYGKTASMLWGDALLIGATAAAAAAVLLAFYKEFKLLCFDADFAAALGRPVLALDVLLMTLVVAVTVIGLQAVGLILIIALLIIPPAAARFWTDHLPTMLIASVCIAAASCALGAMLSAVVPRLPSGAVIVAVAGLAFSLSMLAGPARGVLPRLIDQRRLSRKIARQHLLRALYELSEPAGAARETAVGIEFRLLMGARSWSAAGLRRELRRAFRDGLVLPDSASQTFRLTQPGFQAAWRVARNHRLWELFLISHADIAPSHVDRDADQVEHVLDAEMIRLLELQLAAAYPDLQAPHSPHAIRPRKPE; this is encoded by the coding sequence GTGAATCCGTCCATCACCGACAACACAATCCGCTGGCCGTCAGCCGCCGAATGGCTGAACGTGCTCACCCTGGCCGACTACAACACGCGCGTCGTCGTCATCGGCGTGACGCTGCTCGGCATGGCCTGCGGACTGGTCGGTTCGTTCATGCTGCTCCGCAAGCGCGCCCTTCTGGGCGACGCCCTCAGTCACGCCACTCTGCCGGGGATTGCCGCGGCGTTTCTCATCGCCAGCGCGCTCGGACTGAGCGGCAAGTCGCTGGCCGTGCTGCTGACCGGCGCGACCATCTCCGGATCGCTCGGCGTGCTCTGCGTGTTGGCGGTGGTGCACCTCACGCGCATCAAGGAAGACGCCGCCATGGGGATCGTGCTCAGCGTTTTCTTCGGGCTGGGTGTCACGCTCACCGGCGTCATTCAAAGCATGGGCACCGGCCACGCCGCCGGGCTCAAGTCATTCATCTATGGCAAGACGGCCTCAATGTTGTGGGGCGACGCGCTGCTGATCGGCGCCACCGCGGCGGCGGCGGCCGCGGTCCTGCTGGCCTTCTACAAGGAATTCAAGCTTCTGTGTTTCGACGCCGACTTTGCCGCCGCCCTAGGGCGGCCGGTGCTGGCGCTGGATGTGTTGCTGATGACGCTGGTCGTCGCCGTGACCGTGATCGGCCTTCAGGCGGTCGGACTGATCCTGATCATCGCGCTGCTCATCATTCCGCCCGCCGCCGCCCGCTTCTGGACCGATCACCTGCCGACGATGCTGATTGCATCGGTGTGCATCGCCGCCGCAAGCTGCGCTCTGGGGGCGATGCTCAGCGCCGTCGTTCCGCGCCTGCCTTCCGGGGCCGTGATTGTCGCGGTCGCCGGACTCGCGTTCAGCCTGAGCATGCTCGCCGGCCCCGCCCGCGGCGTGCTCCCGCGGCTGATCGATCAGCGCCGGCTCTCGCGCAAGATCGCCCGGCAACATCTGCTGCGAGCCCTGTACGAGCTGAGCGAGCCGGCCGGCGCGGCGCGCGAAACAGCCGTCGGCATCGAGTTTCGGCTGTTGATGGGGGCGCGCTCCTGGTCGGCGGCCGGGTTGCGGCGCGAGCTGCGGCGAGCGTTTCGCGACGGCCTGGTGCTGCCCGATTCCGCGTCGCAGACGTTCCGGCTGACGCAGCCCGGCTTTCAAGCCGCCTGGCGCGTCGCCCGCAATCACCGGCTGTGGGAGCTGTTTCTCATCAGTCACGCCGACATCGCCCCCAGCCACGTCGATCGCGACGCCGACCAGGTAGAGCACGTGCTGGATGCGGAGATGATCCGCCTGCTCGAATTGCAACTGGCCGCGGCATATCCCGACCTTCAGGCGCCGCACAGCCCGCACGCGATTCGGCCGAGAAAGCCGGAGTAA